The Anastrepha ludens isolate Willacy chromosome 2, idAnaLude1.1, whole genome shotgun sequence genome contains a region encoding:
- the LOC128855029 gene encoding probable serine/threonine-protein kinase DDB_G0271402 isoform X1, which produces MDYIVKAYKDWKLHSQFHEIVPDMDDTDYMMFNEKQSIRESARSLKKYGSTCCNHNLRNNETLIRHDVEKTDTLQGIALKYGCSTEQIRRANRLFASDSLFLRQFLLVPVDKSSPYYPKADENNPLEISSNNTEQQNNINTENDVNNVNATDVAVNATADPLGVFAAATICVDSTNNPRPSTLPARPYSIAGELLVQNSDDDVTLNNHSSSSNKQSKSLDSVVTMTPEEENRKCINEFLSKIDSTISESRKYVEKSKEMITSQSDNDLFVTTDFVQHRRNNHLNNSYKTNRQNHQNHQRHSSSGSTSDTAQLLNTTQTRHVQKSLKRLEKQQDEFFEL; this is translated from the exons TTCCATGAGATTGTGCCCGATATGGATGATACCGATTACATGATGTTCAACGAGAAGCAATCTATACGCGAATCGGCgcgttcattaaaaaaatatggtagTACATGTTGTAATCATAATTTGCGTAATAATGAGACTCTGATACGGCATGACGTCGAAAAGACAGACACACTGCAGGGTATTGCACTGAAATATGGATGTTCG ACGGAGCAGATACGTCGCGCCAATCGCCTCTTCGCCTCGGACAGCCTGTTTTTGCGTCAGTTTCTTTTAGTGCCAGTGGATAAGTCGTCGCCATATTACCCGAAAGCAGATGAAAATAATCCACTAGAAATTAGTTCCAACAACActgaacaacaaaacaacataaATACAGAAAATGACGTAAATAATGTGAATGCAACAGATGTAGCAGTGAATGCAACTGCGGATCCGCTTGGAGTATTCGCCGCAGCAACCATTTGCGTTGACTCAACAAATAATCCACGTCCATCCACGCTGCCAGCTCGTCCATACTCAATTGCCGGTGAATTATTAGTGCAAAACAGTGACGATGATGTCACGCTAAACAATCACAGCAGCAGTAGTAATAAACAAAGTAAATCGCTTGATTCTGTGGTGACCATGACACCGGAGGAGGAAAATCGTAAATGTATAAATgagtttttaagcaaaatagattcaACCATTTCCGAGTCGCGGAAATATGTAGAAAAGTCGAAAGA AATGATTACCAGCCAAAGTGACAACGATCTGTTTGTTACCACCGATTTTGTGCAGCACAGACGTAACAATCACTTGAACAATTCGTACAAAACGAATCGGCAAAATCATCAAAATCATCAGCGGCATAGCTCTTCGGGCAGCACATCGGACACAGCTCAGCTATTAAATACCACACAAACGCGACACGTGCAAAAGTCGCTAAAACGACTGGAAAAGCAGCAGGATGAATTTTTCGAATTGTAG
- the LOC128855029 gene encoding probable serine/threonine-protein kinase DDB_G0271402 isoform X2, translated as MHSEFHEIVPDMDDTDYMMFNEKQSIRESARSLKKYGSTCCNHNLRNNETLIRHDVEKTDTLQGIALKYGCSTEQIRRANRLFASDSLFLRQFLLVPVDKSSPYYPKADENNPLEISSNNTEQQNNINTENDVNNVNATDVAVNATADPLGVFAAATICVDSTNNPRPSTLPARPYSIAGELLVQNSDDDVTLNNHSSSSNKQSKSLDSVVTMTPEEENRKCINEFLSKIDSTISESRKYVEKSKEMITSQSDNDLFVTTDFVQHRRNNHLNNSYKTNRQNHQNHQRHSSSGSTSDTAQLLNTTQTRHVQKSLKRLEKQQDEFFEL; from the exons TTCCATGAGATTGTGCCCGATATGGATGATACCGATTACATGATGTTCAACGAGAAGCAATCTATACGCGAATCGGCgcgttcattaaaaaaatatggtagTACATGTTGTAATCATAATTTGCGTAATAATGAGACTCTGATACGGCATGACGTCGAAAAGACAGACACACTGCAGGGTATTGCACTGAAATATGGATGTTCG ACGGAGCAGATACGTCGCGCCAATCGCCTCTTCGCCTCGGACAGCCTGTTTTTGCGTCAGTTTCTTTTAGTGCCAGTGGATAAGTCGTCGCCATATTACCCGAAAGCAGATGAAAATAATCCACTAGAAATTAGTTCCAACAACActgaacaacaaaacaacataaATACAGAAAATGACGTAAATAATGTGAATGCAACAGATGTAGCAGTGAATGCAACTGCGGATCCGCTTGGAGTATTCGCCGCAGCAACCATTTGCGTTGACTCAACAAATAATCCACGTCCATCCACGCTGCCAGCTCGTCCATACTCAATTGCCGGTGAATTATTAGTGCAAAACAGTGACGATGATGTCACGCTAAACAATCACAGCAGCAGTAGTAATAAACAAAGTAAATCGCTTGATTCTGTGGTGACCATGACACCGGAGGAGGAAAATCGTAAATGTATAAATgagtttttaagcaaaatagattcaACCATTTCCGAGTCGCGGAAATATGTAGAAAAGTCGAAAGA AATGATTACCAGCCAAAGTGACAACGATCTGTTTGTTACCACCGATTTTGTGCAGCACAGACGTAACAATCACTTGAACAATTCGTACAAAACGAATCGGCAAAATCATCAAAATCATCAGCGGCATAGCTCTTCGGGCAGCACATCGGACACAGCTCAGCTATTAAATACCACACAAACGCGACACGTGCAAAAGTCGCTAAAACGACTGGAAAAGCAGCAGGATGAATTTTTCGAATTGTAG
- the LOC128855029 gene encoding probable serine/threonine-protein kinase DDB_G0271402 isoform X3 yields the protein MDDTDYMMFNEKQSIRESARSLKKYGSTCCNHNLRNNETLIRHDVEKTDTLQGIALKYGCSTEQIRRANRLFASDSLFLRQFLLVPVDKSSPYYPKADENNPLEISSNNTEQQNNINTENDVNNVNATDVAVNATADPLGVFAAATICVDSTNNPRPSTLPARPYSIAGELLVQNSDDDVTLNNHSSSSNKQSKSLDSVVTMTPEEENRKCINEFLSKIDSTISESRKYVEKSKEMITSQSDNDLFVTTDFVQHRRNNHLNNSYKTNRQNHQNHQRHSSSGSTSDTAQLLNTTQTRHVQKSLKRLEKQQDEFFEL from the exons ATGGATGATACCGATTACATGATGTTCAACGAGAAGCAATCTATACGCGAATCGGCgcgttcattaaaaaaatatggtagTACATGTTGTAATCATAATTTGCGTAATAATGAGACTCTGATACGGCATGACGTCGAAAAGACAGACACACTGCAGGGTATTGCACTGAAATATGGATGTTCG ACGGAGCAGATACGTCGCGCCAATCGCCTCTTCGCCTCGGACAGCCTGTTTTTGCGTCAGTTTCTTTTAGTGCCAGTGGATAAGTCGTCGCCATATTACCCGAAAGCAGATGAAAATAATCCACTAGAAATTAGTTCCAACAACActgaacaacaaaacaacataaATACAGAAAATGACGTAAATAATGTGAATGCAACAGATGTAGCAGTGAATGCAACTGCGGATCCGCTTGGAGTATTCGCCGCAGCAACCATTTGCGTTGACTCAACAAATAATCCACGTCCATCCACGCTGCCAGCTCGTCCATACTCAATTGCCGGTGAATTATTAGTGCAAAACAGTGACGATGATGTCACGCTAAACAATCACAGCAGCAGTAGTAATAAACAAAGTAAATCGCTTGATTCTGTGGTGACCATGACACCGGAGGAGGAAAATCGTAAATGTATAAATgagtttttaagcaaaatagattcaACCATTTCCGAGTCGCGGAAATATGTAGAAAAGTCGAAAGA AATGATTACCAGCCAAAGTGACAACGATCTGTTTGTTACCACCGATTTTGTGCAGCACAGACGTAACAATCACTTGAACAATTCGTACAAAACGAATCGGCAAAATCATCAAAATCATCAGCGGCATAGCTCTTCGGGCAGCACATCGGACACAGCTCAGCTATTAAATACCACACAAACGCGACACGTGCAAAAGTCGCTAAAACGACTGGAAAAGCAGCAGGATGAATTTTTCGAATTGTAG